Part of the Chrysiogenes arsenatis DSM 11915 genome, TTGCCGCACGCGAGTCGAGTGTTGCGACGCTGGGCGTGCTGTTCCAAGAAGGTGCGAGCGAAAATATTACCCTGGAAGAACGGATGAGCCGCGAAAGTGGCGCGATGGGAACCACACCGCTTCATGCGCTGGCCTTGATGATCTTTTTTGTGCTCTATCCGCCTTGTTTGGCCACCATTATCATGATCAAGGTGCAAACAAATTCATACCGCTGGATGCTCTTTGCACTCGGCTTTTCAACAACCTTTGGTCTTATTGTGGCGAGTGCCGTGTTTACGATCGGTTCAATGCTGGCGCTGAGTGCTTTGCAGGCGATGGGTATTTTCTATCTGATCGCACTTGGGACAGCGATTGCCCTTTCGTTTGTTAAAGATCCTGCGTGGGCGGGCATACAAGAAAGAGAGGCATGATATGTGGTGGGAATACCTTGTTTTTGGCGCTGCCGTGGTCTGGGCAGTGTGGTTTCTTGGCAGAAAACTGCGCGGGAAGGGGAAAAGCACCTGCGGTGGCGGCTGCTCGTGCTCATCGAATAGTCAGCAATCACCCTGCGGTGATCAACATAAAGATTCATAATCATTTGGAGGATGTATGACAAAGAAACGATCTCTTTTGACACTCATGGCGGCAGGTGCTCTGGTTCTGCCAGAAGCCGCATTAGCGCACACTCCGCTCTTTTCGTGTTTTGACAATGGCGACGGAACAATCCTCTGCGAAGGGGGATTTTCAGATGGATCTTCGGCTTCGGGAACAGCAATTTCGGTGCGCGATGATGCTGGAAAAATCATTGCGAACGGGACACTGTCAAAGAATTCTGAAATTGAATTCAAAAAACCGCAAGGAAACTATGTGGTCGTTTTTGAAGGTGGCGATGGGCACGAAATCAAGGTTTCCAGCTCACAAATATTTCAGTGAGTGGTGTCGACGGGTCGCATAGGGTTTTCGATTAAGAACCAATAGAAGGAGTACACAATGATGAAACGTTTCTTGAGTGCCGCATGTTTTACGGCTTTGGTAGCCGCCACTCCCGCATGGGCGCATTTTCAGATGATGTACACACCGCAAAGTGCCCTTACAGCAGGTGGGGCAATGGAGATGAAGGTTGTCTTTACTCACCCGTTTGATGCCGGTCACACGATGGACATGGAGCCTGTCGACGAGTTCTATGTTATCCAAAAGCGTGGCGAAGAAGGGGAAGCGAAAAAAGTCGACCTGAAAACGTATCTCAAGGAAATCACCTGGGATAGTAAAGGGAGCAAAGGGAAAGCCTTTGAAGCCAAACTGCCTGCGAGCGTTGTCCGCTCCATGGGCGACTATGTCTTTGTTCTCGTGCCAACGCCGTACTATGAAAAAGAAGATGAAGAGTACATTCAGCAATTTACCAAGATGATCGTCAACGTCGGCGGCGTTCCCGGCAACTGGCATGAGCCAGTTGGTCTGCCTGCCGAAATTGTCCCTTTGGATAAACCATACGCTAACTGGACGGGTGGCGTGTTTCGTGGTGTCGTGCTTTCGGCTGGCGAGCCCGTGCCATTCGCCGAGCTGGAAATTGAATATTTGAACCACGAGCCCGATATGAAAAAGAACGCTTTCAGCCCAAAAGGGAAAATCGAAGCGCCTCACCCTGCTTTTGAAGCCATGGGAATCCGTGCCAACGCGCAGGGTGAATTTACAATCGGTCTACCAAAGGCTGGCTGGTGGGGAATTGCCGCGTTGGGTGTCGGACCCGTGGATACGTACAAAGATAAAGCGCTCGCCCAAGAAGCGGTACTTTGGGTTCAAGTCACTGATATGAAGTAATTGTTGTTGTATCGATACAGCGACAGAGTGCCATTCCAGCTGGGCGGCATTCTGTCGCATTTTTCGTTGTACAGGAGATTTTATGTGGAAAGTATTGTTGCTTGCGATCATTGCCCTTGCCTCTTCGTCTGCATTTGGTCACACGGCGATTATGAGCTGTTTTGATAATGGTGATGGAACGATTACGTGTGAAGGGGGATTCAGCGATGGCTCATCAGCTTCGGGAATAACCTTTCGCATTGCGCAAAACGGGAAAAGCGTGATGGAATCTAAGTTTGACGAGCACAGCGAAGTAACTTTTCCCAAACCATACGGGCGCTTTTCCGCCATTCTCGACGGTGGTTCCGGGCACCTGATTGAGGTTCGTGGTGAAAATATTGTCCAGTAACCACAGGACAATCAGCGCGAGTCAGCCATTCCGGAAGGGGAGAGAGCATTATGCCAGAACTTGCGATTGAGGTCTCTCAGCTTTGCCATACATACGGGAGCCGCACGATTTACCATGATTTGAGTTTTCGCGTTGAAGCAGGGAAAATATTCGGCTTACTGGGGCGCAATGGTGTTGGAAAGTCAACACTTATCAATATTCTCATGGGTTTTTTACGCCCGGCGGCGGGGACCTGTAAGGTGCTCGGCGAAGATTCTCACGCCATCTCACCGCAAACACGGCGCAAGATTGGCTTATTGTTTGAAGGGCATTTAACGTACGATTTCCTGACAATTACACAGGTAGAACGCTACTACCGATCATTTTATACCGATTGGGATCAATCCGCTTTTTATGATCTTATTGATCTGCTCGATCTCTCGCGCAATCACAAAATTGCCCATATGTCTTGCGGGCAACGCTCCCAAGTGGTGCTCGGACTTATTTTTGCGCAGCAGCCAGAACTGCTTATTCTGGATGACTATTCTTTGGGTCTGGATGCGGGGTATCGCCGGCTTTTTCTTGAATATCTTGATGAGTATATTGCGACAAAGCAGCGCACCGCGTTCCTGACGTCGCATGTTATGCAGGATATGGAGCGCCTTGTTGATGAAGTGCTTTTTCTGGATCGCGGCGGGAAATGCATTCAGACCGATCTGCAATCGTTTTTGGAACAATTCCGCTGTTATCGCCTGCCCGGACGTTTTTCATCCCAGCCTGCAAAAGATGACGTGATTTACAGCAGCCACAAAAGCCTCCACGGCTTGACCTTTTTCAGTTATGCCGGACTGGAGCAGATGGAACGACATCTGACACACCACCACCCTGCTCTGGTTGCTGACGCAACGGGGTCGTTAAAACCGCAAACAATCAATCTTGAAGACGCCTTTATCGGCCTGATGGGACGTTACTGATGAATTTCATTGGAACTATTTGTCGCAAGGAATGGCATAAACTTAAATTTCTGCTGATCGGTCTGCTGCTGGTGGAAAGTGTGGTGCTGATCTTTTACGGGAGTCGGGTTGCCGATTCATTCCACAACATAGAGCCGGAAAGCATGCGTTGGTATCAGGCGCTCCATCTTGGCGTCCCTTTTTTTGCCGAAATAGCCTGGCTGCCGCTCTTGATTGGCACCACCATCGGGTTCTGGCAGTTTTTGGGCGAAATGCGTGAGCGGCGTTTCCGCATCGCACTGCATTTTCCCGTACCGCACTGGCGTATGCTCAAAGGGATGCTTTGTGCCGGTTTGCTGCTGATGACTCCTTTGCTGACACTCTTCTTGCTGGCCACGTATGGCATTCTTGCCCCGTATTATCCCTATGAGGCGTGGATATTGGCAATGGAAAGTGGCTTGGTATGGGTTGCCGGGGGTGTGGCCGCGTACGTGAGCCTTGCCGCACTCATGCTAGAGCCTTACTGGAAAAGAAAATGTCTTCTCGGTGTACTCTTCGCTGGTTGGGTGGCACTGTTTTTTTGGAGCCACCTTCCCGGAGCATACCGTGAAGTTGGTGGATACCTCGCTCTTTCCCTTCCGTTGGTATCCCTTCTTGTGTTCGCTTCCTTAGAAAGGTTTAAATCAGGGGGTGGCAATACCGTGTCTGGCCGATTCGTGCTCGGGTTGCTGACGGTTTTTATCGTTGCGCTCTACATTCCGCTGATTGGAGAAAAAACTACGGCCAACGAACGTCCACAAGTGTACCTCTTCTACAGCCCCGTTTCGGAAAATTTTGTATATCAGGAAAGTCATGGTGGGCACAATTTCACGTATGGTGATTCGGATGGGGTACGTTTTGATCAGGCCGAGTTTGAACGTCGTCTGCCGTTTGTGTATTGGAAAAATCTCGATATCCAAGGAAAATTACCCCTCACGCTGGGTGATCAGGTGTTCGACAGGAATGCTCTGCGCGATGCCCGCCTGAGCCTGAAGCTTTCTCCGGAAGATCTGCCGGAAAACCGCATTGAACCGGGGCTCTACCCGCTTTTCAATCCCCAAAGCCATATTGGGACGATCCCTTTTCCAGAAACGATGTTTCGCATCAACCGTAGCGGGATGGAGTTTGTAGATGGCGAAACCATGCAAATTGATATCGAGCCAAGCCGTTCTTTTGCCGCAGCATTGGCGGAGGCAGGTTTTACCTTCCCTGCCGATTTGATTGCTGGCAAAACAACCAACCTCAAACCCTTTGACGAAGGGTATTTTGTGCGCGACGCCAGCGGTAAGTTTTTCCATCTGAAACAAATGGATTCACAACCTATCATTCGACGTGTGCCGACTTTGGATTTCGTTGATACACGAACCATCATCGTGTCTGAAAATCGGAAAAATGCCTTTTACGGGCTAGTATTAAGCCGCTCTGGTGAATTATCGCTCTTAGGAACCGATAAGTACCACATTATTCCGCTTCCTGCGCCGGAGTATAATCCCGATACCATGACAGTACAGCTTTTTGAGGATCCCTTAGGCGCCATCGTGCGTTACCATAACGACCAGATGGCATATATCGTCCGTTTGGACAAGGAGTATCGCGCCATCGCACACTATTCGCATCCCTTGCCGCCCCAAAAGCAATTCACTTTCGGACTCCGTTTTTCTGACGCGGGACATAGCCCCTTGCTGCGCTTATCATGGAACTTTGGCGGACGCACTCACGAGTAGAGGAAGGGATACTCATCATTCTATCGCAAGAATCGTCTACGATACTTGCCACTGCTCGCTTACGTCGCTGCATGGTGCTACTTCCCCACCCCCGAGTCAAACCATGCTTTGGTTAACAATGCGATCCCTTCACGAATCATACTTTCAGACATTTTGCTGAAACCTATAAAGACGCAGTTGTCCTGAGATTTTTCTTTTTCGTGCCAATATTGTATTGTCGAATAGACCCTTACCCCATGTTTTTGAGCCTTTTCAATCATGAGATCTCGAGATTCTCCTTGAACGAATTCAAGAATGAAATGGAGGCCGGCATTATTGCCACGGATGCGTACACGGTTACCCATCAGCTCATTGATTGAGCGAACAAGGACATCGTGCCTCTTTTTATATTCGAGACAAACCTTTCGTAAATGCCTGTCCCAGTGCCCTCGTGACATGTAAAGAGTTGTTATTTTCTGATTCAGCCATGGCACTGTAGAGTAGTATCCCTCATACACTTCATGATATTTACGTAAAAGTCTCTCCGGTAAGACAAGGTAACTTAAACGAAGCCCGGGAGATAGCGATTTTGAGAATGTTCCCATGTAAATAACAGTTCCATGATTGTCGATGGATTGCAGCGATGGGACAGGCTTTGTGTGATATCTCAATTCACTGTCATAATCGTCTTCTATGATCGTACCATTTCTCCGCTCGGCCCAATCCAGCAGCTCAATGCGTTGCTGGACAGGCATCACAGTCCCGGTCGGGAATTGATGAGATGGTGTTATATATGCCAGTTTAGCTGATGAAATCTCCAACTCTTTCATATTGATTCCATCAGAACCAACGGAAACAGGCAGTATTGTAAACTTGTTTTTATGGAATACAATTTTAGCGCCATCGTATCCAGGCTCTTCTACTGCGATCTCGCTTCCAACAGGAAAAAGGCTGCAGATTACATCCAAGGCATATTGAGTTCCGCAACACAGGACTATCTGTTCAGGAGCACATCGAACCCCTCTCGATCCCCGCAAATACTTCACGATTTCTGACCTCAGGTTCAGATCTCCCTGCTTATCGCTGTAATTGCATATTTCTCGAGAATCATAGGAGGAGAGCGCTTCTGCGGTAAGTCGACGCCAAAGCGTGGAGGGAAATAACATATGGTCAAGATTTGCGTACTGAAAATCATACAAATATTCCGTTTGGGAATTTTGAGGTGGTTTCGGATCAAATTTCACATTGATAGTGTGATCGACTGATTTGATAAAATCTAAGGAGTCGCTGAAAATGTCTTGTACCACAAAACCTGATCCGGGCTTGCTCAAGAGATAACCTTCAAGACAAAGCTGAGCATACGCATTTTCGACTGTGTTTCGCGCAACACAGAGGTTTTTAGCCAATGACCTTGTGGATATGAGCCGGGAACCAACCTTCAGCGTTCCATTACTAATTTCTTGCTTTATCTGCTCATAGACTTGCTGATAGAGGGGCATTTTTGAATCATTGCTTACACAGATCATTTGGAAAATCTCCATTTCGTTTGTTTTAACTTTTGCGGAAGAGGTGCAGATCGCAGCAACTGTATCCATAAAATATACAAAAATTGGCACTTGAGATGGATACATTATTTCATTTAAAGTCAAAACACCCAATGAGGTCAAATGAAATTTAACAGAAACAGACATGGAGGAAGAAAATGAGACGAAAATATGCCGAGGTTACCGATGTGAATGAGATCATAAAAATTCTGTCAGCAACGAATGTGGGGAGGATGGCTACCGTGGATGAGCAGGGGTATCCGTACATCACTCCTTTGAATTTCGTTTTTCATGAGGGATGCGTGTACTTTCATTGTGCGCTCACAGGAGAGAAACTTGACAATCTAATCCGGAATTCCAAGGTATGTTTTGAGGTGGATCTGCCGTTGGCGTACCTGAAGGTCGATTTCACGCCGGAGAAGGATCCCTGTTGCACGCACCAGTACTACCACTGCGTTATCATCCGGGGGCACGCCAGGGTTATCCATGACGACCGGATCAAGACAACCGCGTTGAATGCTTTGATGGAAAAACATGAAGGGAATAACGAATTTCCCCCGATCACATCGGAGAGTGCAAAATTCAAGATGTGCAGTGTTGTCGAAATAAAGCCGGCAATAATGACAGCGAAATCCGATATAGCCCAGAATAAATCCCAACAGGATCACCGTTACATTGCTGAATGTCTCGTCGGGCGTGGTCTTCCCGGAGACATCGAAGCCGTGCGGTATATGGGTTATTCGCTGGAAAGGGACGAGGTGGGCACCTGGCGAATCAACCGATGAAAAGGGGAGGCAATGATGCATTTTTATGCGTTTCCTCCTTGGTGCGGGGCGCTGGGGCAGAGGAAGATTTGCCACGAGCAAGAGATTCACATTTGTAAAATTGTGGTTTGCAGTTCACCAGCGTGTGGCTTCAAATGTTTTTTACCTGCAGATTGCTACGACGCGAAATGGAGATGAGAGCCTGTTGGAGTAAGGGACAGCGGTTACTCCATCGCAAGAATCGTCTGCCAGTGCTGTTCCGTGAGCGGCAACACTGACAGGCGATTGCCTTTGCGCACCAGCGCCATATCCTGCAACGCCTCGTGTGCCTTCAGCTCGGCGAGCGCAATCACTCGTCGCGTGTGGCGCACATAGCAGACATCCACCACAAACCACACCGGCTTTGCCGGATCACAGCGCGGATCAAAATACTTGCTGCGCGGATCAAACGCCGATGGGTCAGGATAGCCAGCCCGCACCACTTCCATCACCCCGACAATACCCGGCACAGCACAGTTGGAGTGGTAAAAAAACGCCTGATCGCCGACCTGCATACCGTCGCGCAGAAAGTTCCGTGCCTGATAATTGCGCACTCCATCCCACGGTTCTGTCTGGTGCGGACGGTTTCTTAAGTCATCTATACTAAACGCCTCCGGTTCCGACTTCAGTATCCAGTAGTTCATGGTAGCTCCTTGTTACGTGCATTTACCTGTGATTGTATACTTGGTTTACTGAATCCTTCGCAATCATCGGTTGATTTTCTGTAACCTTTACCATATTTTATGCGCATATATTTGCGCAGGAGAACCTTTATGCGAACGTCAGGTGTCATCCGTAACTCTCGCAAAGCTGCCAATCTTTCGCTGGATAGCGATATCTTGCAACTAGCGAAAAAACTTGAAATAAACATTTCGCGGGCAGCACAGCGCGGCATTGAGATTGCCATCGCGGAGCGTCAGGCGGAACTTTGGTATGAAGAAAATCAAGACGCGCTTGAAAGCTCTAACAAGTATGTAGCGGAGCACGGCATTCCTCTTGCCGAGTACCGGAACTTCTGATGGCGCGCTTCGATGTTTTCGCCAACCATGAAGGCAGCGGCTACATGCTTGACGTTCAGGCCGACCTGCTGGATCACCTGAACACGCGCGTTGTTATACCGCTACTGCCGCGCAACCAGTCACCCAAAGCGGCTCAGAGGCTGAATCCGGTTTTCGTTATTGCAGGCGAAGAAGTGGTGATGATGACACAATTCATCGCTA contains:
- a CDS encoding FeoB-associated Cys-rich membrane protein: MWWEYLVFGAAVVWAVWFLGRKLRGKGKSTCGGGCSCSSNSQQSPCGDQHKDS
- a CDS encoding DUF4198 domain-containing protein, whose translation is MMKRFLSAACFTALVAATPAWAHFQMMYTPQSALTAGGAMEMKVVFTHPFDAGHTMDMEPVDEFYVIQKRGEEGEAKKVDLKTYLKEITWDSKGSKGKAFEAKLPASVVRSMGDYVFVLVPTPYYEKEDEEYIQQFTKMIVNVGGVPGNWHEPVGLPAEIVPLDKPYANWTGGVFRGVVLSAGEPVPFAELEIEYLNHEPDMKKNAFSPKGKIEAPHPAFEAMGIRANAQGEFTIGLPKAGWWGIAALGVGPVDTYKDKALAQEAVLWVQVTDMK
- a CDS encoding ABC transporter ATP-binding protein — encoded protein: MPELAIEVSQLCHTYGSRTIYHDLSFRVEAGKIFGLLGRNGVGKSTLINILMGFLRPAAGTCKVLGEDSHAISPQTRRKIGLLFEGHLTYDFLTITQVERYYRSFYTDWDQSAFYDLIDLLDLSRNHKIAHMSCGQRSQVVLGLIFAQQPELLILDDYSLGLDAGYRRLFLEYLDEYIATKQRTAFLTSHVMQDMERLVDEVLFLDRGGKCIQTDLQSFLEQFRCYRLPGRFSSQPAKDDVIYSSHKSLHGLTFFSYAGLEQMERHLTHHHPALVADATGSLKPQTINLEDAFIGLMGRY
- a CDS encoding DUF4857 domain-containing protein; translated protein: MNFIGTICRKEWHKLKFLLIGLLLVESVVLIFYGSRVADSFHNIEPESMRWYQALHLGVPFFAEIAWLPLLIGTTIGFWQFLGEMRERRFRIALHFPVPHWRMLKGMLCAGLLLMTPLLTLFLLATYGILAPYYPYEAWILAMESGLVWVAGGVAAYVSLAALMLEPYWKRKCLLGVLFAGWVALFFWSHLPGAYREVGGYLALSLPLVSLLVFASLERFKSGGGNTVSGRFVLGLLTVFIVALYIPLIGEKTTANERPQVYLFYSPVSENFVYQESHGGHNFTYGDSDGVRFDQAEFERRLPFVYWKNLDIQGKLPLTLGDQVFDRNALRDARLSLKLSPEDLPENRIEPGLYPLFNPQSHIGTIPFPETMFRINRSGMEFVDGETMQIDIEPSRSFAAALAEAGFTFPADLIAGKTTNLKPFDEGYFVRDASGKFFHLKQMDSQPIIRRVPTLDFVDTRTIIVSENRKNAFYGLVLSRSGELSLLGTDKYHIIPLPAPEYNPDTMTVQLFEDPLGAIVRYHNDQMAYIVRLDKEYRAIAHYSHPLPPQKQFTFGLRFSDAGHSPLLRLSWNFGGRTHE
- a CDS encoding PLP-dependent aminotransferase family protein, which encodes MDTVAAICTSSAKVKTNEMEIFQMICVSNDSKMPLYQQVYEQIKQEISNGTLKVGSRLISTRSLAKNLCVARNTVENAYAQLCLEGYLLSKPGSGFVVQDIFSDSLDFIKSVDHTINVKFDPKPPQNSQTEYLYDFQYANLDHMLFPSTLWRRLTAEALSSYDSREICNYSDKQGDLNLRSEIVKYLRGSRGVRCAPEQIVLCCGTQYALDVICSLFPVGSEIAVEEPGYDGAKIVFHKNKFTILPVSVGSDGINMKELEISSAKLAYITPSHQFPTGTVMPVQQRIELLDWAERRNGTIIEDDYDSELRYHTKPVPSLQSIDNHGTVIYMGTFSKSLSPGLRLSYLVLPERLLRKYHEVYEGYYSTVPWLNQKITTLYMSRGHWDRHLRKVCLEYKKRHDVLVRSINELMGNRVRIRGNNAGLHFILEFVQGESRDLMIEKAQKHGVRVYSTIQYWHEKEKSQDNCVFIGFSKMSESMIREGIALLTKAWFDSGVGK
- a CDS encoding pyridoxamine 5'-phosphate oxidase family protein yields the protein MRRKYAEVTDVNEIIKILSATNVGRMATVDEQGYPYITPLNFVFHEGCVYFHCALTGEKLDNLIRNSKVCFEVDLPLAYLKVDFTPEKDPCCTHQYYHCVIIRGHARVIHDDRIKTTALNALMEKHEGNNEFPPITSESAKFKMCSVVEIKPAIMTAKSDIAQNKSQQDHRYIAECLVGRGLPGDIEAVRYMGYSLERDEVGTWRINR
- a CDS encoding EVE domain-containing protein produces the protein MNYWILKSEPEAFSIDDLRNRPHQTEPWDGVRNYQARNFLRDGMQVGDQAFFYHSNCAVPGIVGVMEVVRAGYPDPSAFDPRSKYFDPRCDPAKPVWFVVDVCYVRHTRRVIALAELKAHEALQDMALVRKGNRLSVLPLTEQHWQTILAME
- a CDS encoding type II toxin-antitoxin system CcdA family antitoxin, which produces MRTSGVIRNSRKAANLSLDSDILQLAKKLEINISRAAQRGIEIAIAERQAELWYEENQDALESSNKYVAEHGIPLAEYRNF
- a CDS encoding CcdB family protein translates to MARFDVFANHEGSGYMLDVQADLLDHLNTRVVIPLLPRNQSPKAAQRLNPVFVIAGEEVVMMTQFIATVPCRILPIPIANLQGERDSIVNAIDFMLQGF